In Paracoccus sp. TOH, a single window of DNA contains:
- a CDS encoding AraC family transcriptional regulator — protein MSGHALPISTYLARSPHAQMLGHVGLGFGCSATLWRNRDARISYDDPQGHTLSFYTRGGQGTRRLDRRGEAAHGWPGAVCLMPHGHASNWEITESFEFIHLHLPDDELRRSFAQICDRDSRLMQLADLTYVEAPELAAPFQALHGATRRADRLAAEAAMHELLGRIFTGGRYVTPDRRVLTGGLAPRRLRLVLDHVEANLAEPIQLRELAALAGLSEFHFQRSFRASCGVSPHRWITARRIRLAVRLIAARQPLAQVALACGFDSQSHLTRVFKAAMGVTPGRYRAEILAGAGPEQG, from the coding sequence ATGTCCGGTCATGCCCTGCCCATCTCGACCTATCTTGCCCGCTCGCCCCATGCGCAGATGCTGGGCCATGTCGGGCTGGGCTTCGGCTGCTCGGCGACGCTGTGGCGCAATCGCGACGCCCGCATCAGCTATGACGACCCGCAGGGCCACACGCTGAGCTTCTACACCCGCGGTGGCCAGGGCACCCGACGCCTGGACCGGCGCGGCGAGGCGGCGCATGGCTGGCCCGGCGCGGTCTGTCTGATGCCGCATGGCCATGCCTCGAACTGGGAGATCACCGAAAGTTTCGAGTTCATCCACCTGCACCTGCCCGATGACGAGCTGCGCCGCAGTTTCGCGCAGATCTGCGACCGCGATTCGCGGCTGATGCAGCTGGCCGACCTGACCTATGTCGAGGCGCCCGAACTGGCGGCGCCGTTCCAGGCCCTGCATGGCGCCACCCGCCGCGCCGACCGGCTGGCGGCCGAGGCGGCGATGCACGAGTTGCTGGGCCGGATCTTCACCGGCGGTCGCTACGTCACCCCCGACCGCAGGGTGCTGACCGGCGGGCTGGCGCCACGGCGGCTGCGGCTGGTGCTGGATCATGTCGAGGCCAATCTGGCCGAACCGATCCAGCTGCGCGAGCTGGCCGCGCTGGCCGGGCTCAGCGAGTTCCATTTCCAGCGCAGCTTCCGCGCCAGCTGCGGGGTCTCGCCGCATCGCTGGATCACGGCGCGGCGCATCCGGCTGGCGGTGCGGCTGATCGCCGCCCGCCAGCCGCTGGCCCAGGTGGCGCTGGCCTGCGGCTTCGACAGCCAAAGCCACCTGACCCGCGTCTTCAAGGCGGCGATGGGCGTGACGCCCGGGCGCTATCGCGCCGAGATCCTGGCTGGCGCAGGCCCCGAGCAAGGCTGA
- a CDS encoding DMT family transporter encodes MNLLLFVLTVLIWGSTWIAIALQVGPVPVLVSVFYRFAAAAVLYLALLAVLGRLRLPAARDQSWILAQALCLFCLNFLCFYAAAGHVPSGLLSVVFSLASIFNAVNARVFFGDPISGRTVLAALLGAAGVALLFSPDLVQAQGADTLRGLALAALGTMFFSLGNMVSRRNSAAGIPPSTASAWGMGYGALVLAGLIALTGTPMAAPPDATYLAALLYLAGIGTVLGFTTYLLMVARIGSSRAAYATVLFPVVALTISTVFEGYRWHWTGLLGLGLALLGNAVMFAPPLQLRAGGRPVGP; translated from the coding sequence ATGAACCTGCTGCTTTTCGTCCTGACCGTGCTGATCTGGGGCTCGACCTGGATCGCCATCGCCCTGCAGGTCGGGCCGGTGCCGGTGCTCGTCTCGGTCTTCTACCGCTTCGCCGCGGCGGCGGTGCTGTATCTGGCGCTGCTCGCGGTGCTGGGCCGGCTGCGCCTGCCCGCCGCCCGGGACCAGAGCTGGATCCTCGCCCAGGCGCTTTGCCTGTTCTGCCTGAACTTCCTGTGCTTCTATGCGGCGGCGGGCCATGTGCCGTCCGGGCTGCTGTCGGTGGTGTTCTCGCTGGCCTCGATCTTCAACGCCGTGAACGCGCGGGTCTTCTTCGGCGACCCGATCTCGGGGCGGACGGTGCTGGCGGCGCTGCTGGGTGCGGCGGGGGTGGCGCTGCTGTTCAGTCCCGACCTGGTCCAGGCCCAGGGCGCCGATACGCTGCGCGGCCTGGCGCTGGCGGCGCTGGGGACGATGTTCTTCTCGCTCGGCAATATGGTCTCGCGGCGCAACAGCGCGGCCGGCATCCCGCCCAGCACCGCCAGCGCCTGGGGCATGGGCTATGGCGCCCTGGTGCTGGCCGGGCTGATCGCGCTGACCGGCACCCCCATGGCGGCGCCGCCCGATGCCACCTATCTGGCGGCGCTGCTGTACCTGGCGGGGATCGGCACGGTGCTGGGTTTCACCACCTATCTGCTGATGGTGGCGCGGATCGGCTCGTCGCGCGCCGCCTATGCCACCGTGCTGTTCCCGGTGGTGGCGCTGACGATCTCGACGGTCTTCGAGGGCTATCGCTGGCACTGGACCGGCCTTCTGGGGCTGGGGCTGGCGCTGCTGGGCAATGCGGTCATGTTCGCGCCGCCGCTGCAGCTGCGTGCCGGCGGCCGGCCGGTCGGCCCCTGA
- a CDS encoding BTAD domain-containing putative transcriptional regulator, producing MQLDDLLRLLDALRLRKARALLYFLLADRTPVHRTEKVTDLFWQNSDEHKAAASYRQAVKHIRRAMEGFPGFGLETNAGEVALRLPQSFALQEELAARLARPDWDPEQADRIRLLVDQTVQLEGISASFDSWLAITRANLLAALRQVLDRRLAETADNPGGGPRALAEFAIALEPSNESATRLLMRLDWRAGHSTRAIERYNALYAHLDEAFDQEPEAETVELLAAIKLDPTGGGRQRPQGDRAPQVGLSVSLLPAEGEGGTLESMTNVLFADLRMRMARFREWSITEESAVPAQVRVTLQPFYLMGALRFFVEVKRGAGGQLVWSEWIEQPQTDWEYKVRILLSNIANALSVVVSDRSLADSGSGIYDRWLKAQALLDRWSPETEAEALAILREITEESPRFGAAHAELAGALNVRHVLLPGTYQTEDLKRDAMHHAIVAVSADPLDTRAHRVLAWCFCHLGYFDLAEFHFDQALTLNRNNPLTLASCALGFAFAGDLGKAADLAAETRRHAEVMEPFHQIYLAAVDYLCGDYAATARQCENRGGLMPTVGGWHSAALWRLGETEAAARRFDAYLADLRGQWHGQAEATDAQRLDWFLSVFPLRREEWRQELRETLEQASAARLRFLV from the coding sequence ATGCAGCTCGACGACCTTTTGCGGCTTCTCGATGCGTTGCGGCTGCGCAAGGCACGGGCGCTGTTGTATTTCCTGCTGGCCGATCGCACCCCCGTCCATCGCACGGAAAAGGTCACCGACCTGTTCTGGCAGAACTCGGACGAGCACAAGGCCGCGGCCTCCTACCGGCAGGCGGTCAAGCATATCCGCCGCGCCATGGAGGGGTTTCCCGGCTTCGGGCTCGAGACCAATGCCGGCGAGGTCGCCTTGCGCCTGCCGCAGAGCTTCGCGCTGCAGGAGGAACTGGCCGCCCGCTTGGCCCGGCCGGACTGGGACCCCGAGCAGGCCGACCGCATCCGGCTGCTGGTGGACCAGACCGTGCAGCTCGAAGGGATCAGCGCCTCGTTCGACAGCTGGCTGGCGATCACCCGCGCCAATCTGCTGGCGGCGCTGCGCCAGGTGCTGGACCGCCGGCTGGCCGAGACCGCCGACAATCCGGGCGGCGGTCCGCGCGCGCTGGCCGAATTCGCCATCGCGCTGGAACCCTCGAACGAAAGCGCCACCCGGCTGCTGATGCGGCTGGACTGGCGGGCCGGGCATTCGACCCGTGCGATCGAACGCTACAATGCGCTTTACGCCCATCTGGACGAGGCCTTCGACCAGGAGCCCGAGGCCGAGACGGTGGAGCTGCTGGCCGCGATCAAGCTGGACCCGACCGGCGGCGGGCGGCAGCGGCCGCAGGGCGACCGGGCGCCGCAGGTCGGCCTGTCGGTGTCGCTGCTGCCGGCCGAGGGCGAGGGCGGGACGCTGGAAAGCATGACCAACGTGCTGTTTGCCGACTTGCGCATGCGCATGGCCCGCTTCCGCGAATGGTCGATCACCGAGGAAAGCGCCGTGCCGGCCCAGGTGCGGGTCACGCTGCAGCCCTTTTACCTGATGGGGGCGCTGCGGTTCTTCGTCGAGGTCAAGCGCGGCGCCGGCGGGCAGCTGGTCTGGTCGGAATGGATCGAGCAGCCGCAGACCGATTGGGAATACAAGGTCCGCATCCTGCTCTCCAACATCGCCAATGCGTTGTCGGTGGTGGTCTCGGACCGCTCGCTGGCCGATTCCGGATCGGGCATCTATGACCGCTGGCTGAAGGCGCAGGCGCTGCTGGACCGCTGGTCGCCCGAGACCGAGGCCGAGGCGCTGGCCATCCTGCGCGAGATCACCGAGGAATCGCCGCGTTTCGGCGCCGCCCATGCCGAGCTGGCGGGGGCGCTGAACGTGCGCCATGTGCTGCTGCCCGGCACCTATCAGACCGAGGATCTGAAACGCGACGCCATGCACCATGCCATCGTCGCGGTTTCGGCCGACCCGCTGGACACGCGGGCGCATCGGGTGCTGGCCTGGTGCTTCTGCCACCTGGGCTATTTCGACCTGGCCGAGTTCCATTTCGACCAGGCGCTGACGCTCAACCGCAACAACCCGCTGACGCTGGCCTCCTGCGCGCTGGGTTTCGCCTTCGCCGGCGATCTGGGCAAGGCCGCGGACCTCGCCGCCGAGACCCGGCGCCATGCCGAGGTCATGGAGCCCTTCCACCAGATCTATCTGGCGGCGGTGGACTATCTTTGCGGCGATTACGCGGCCACCGCCCGGCAATGCGAGAACCGCGGCGGCCTGATGCCGACGGTGGGCGGCTGGCACAGCGCCGCGCTGTGGCGGCTGGGCGAGACCGAGGCGGCGGCGCGGCGCTTCGACGCCTATCTGGCCGACCTGCGCGGGCAATGGCACGGTCAGGCCGAGGCCACGGACGCGCAACGGCTTGACTGGTTCCTGTCGGTGTTTCCGCTGCGGCGCGAGGAATGGCGGCAGGAGCTGCGCGAGACGCTGGAGCAGGCCTCGGCCGCGCGGCTGCGCTTCCTGGTCTAA
- a CDS encoding YcaO-like family protein yields the protein MEQLCRRTEDLTDSWQRHDWRESFFAPGLVILQALTRDGRTASGAGSTRDEAFDRCLGETAEIHALAEWRRRGGEFEPWRDGVAAHPDPALACETARNETCEREAVADWWLGRQPAAPVSDAWIAQAGLAARLEDMRRGAALRRRTDWWQIRSSCEPCVMVCRSMSLEGQDPVLGFGCHDDPVAAADKALRELLLMELTLMELLAARSTGDEAALESVRARIRGYALHAPRLFPDAAEVLPAAPCALVPEFRPQPECREISPPHAPVSVWICQPGTPSPLFTTQTGLPYL from the coding sequence ATGGAACAGCTTTGCCGCCGCACCGAGGATCTGACCGACAGCTGGCAGCGCCACGATTGGCGCGAAAGCTTCTTCGCCCCGGGCCTCGTCATCCTGCAGGCCCTGACCCGCGACGGCCGCACCGCCAGCGGCGCCGGATCGACCAGGGACGAGGCCTTCGACCGCTGCCTTGGCGAAACCGCCGAGATCCACGCCCTTGCCGAATGGCGACGACGGGGCGGCGAGTTCGAGCCGTGGCGCGACGGGGTGGCGGCGCATCCCGACCCCGCCCTTGCCTGCGAGACCGCCCGCAACGAGACCTGCGAGCGCGAGGCGGTCGCCGACTGGTGGCTGGGGCGCCAGCCGGCCGCGCCGGTCTCGGACGCATGGATCGCGCAGGCCGGCCTGGCCGCGCGCCTGGAGGACATGCGCCGGGGCGCGGCGCTGCGCCGGCGCACCGACTGGTGGCAGATCCGCAGCAGCTGCGAGCCCTGCGTCATGGTCTGCCGCAGCATGAGCCTGGAGGGACAGGACCCGGTGCTGGGCTTCGGCTGCCATGACGACCCCGTGGCGGCGGCGGACAAGGCGCTGCGCGAGCTGCTGCTGATGGAGCTGACCCTGATGGAGCTGCTGGCCGCGCGCTCGACCGGCGACGAGGCGGCGCTGGAGTCGGTGCGCGCGCGCATCCGCGGCTATGCGCTGCACGCGCCGCGACTGTTTCCCGATGCGGCCGAGGTGTTGCCCGCCGCGCCCTGCGCCCTGGTGCCGGAATTCCGGCCCCAGCCCGAATGCCGCGAGATCTCGCCCCCCCATGCACCGGTCAGCGTCTGGATTTGTCAGCCCGGCACGCCATCCCCCCTTTTCACGACGCAGACTGGCCTGCCATATTTGTAG
- a CDS encoding alkylphosphonate utilization protein codes for MADEDYVYDEASGEWRPASEMAAAAEAALPVARDAAGNVLADGDSVTLIKDLKVKGTSQVLKQGTVIRSIRLTGNPEEIDCRHESIKGLVLRTEFVRKR; via the coding sequence ATGGCCGACGAGGATTATGTCTATGACGAGGCGAGCGGAGAGTGGCGCCCGGCCTCGGAAATGGCCGCGGCGGCCGAGGCGGCCTTGCCCGTCGCCCGCGATGCGGCCGGCAATGTCCTGGCGGACGGCGATTCGGTGACGCTGATCAAGGATCTGAAGGTCAAGGGCACCAGCCAGGTGCTGAAGCAAGGGACGGTCATCCGTTCGATCCGGCTGACCGGCAACCCCGAAGAGATCGACTGCCGCCACGAGTCGATCAAGGGACTGGTGCTGCGCACCGAATTCGTCCGCAAGCGCTGA
- a CDS encoding LacI family DNA-binding transcriptional regulator, producing MAGRSTIEDVARAAGVSVATVDRVLNGRARVREETARKVSEAAEAVGYHAAPAIRARALAHVPELHLGIVLQKERHAFYQDFAGRLEAAARLDPLRRWRLTVRFSPGQSPADFAETMAGMAGKVQAVAATGIDHHDVTSAVAMLRGRGIPVFSMLSDFAAGVREAYLGTNNLKTGRTAAWLMHRIMQQSGKIALFIGGHRFHGHDLREAGFRSYFRECAPEIPFLDTMINLETRQLTYETTLEIAARHPDLAGIYCAGGGMEGAIAAIQELGLGGKVALIVHELTPESRQGLMQGVVSVVLATPLQPLSADVLSAVGHVLEHGMAENPGQRFVNALVVTPESL from the coding sequence ATGGCGGGACGTTCGACCATCGAGGATGTGGCCCGCGCCGCCGGCGTCAGCGTGGCGACGGTGGACCGGGTGCTGAACGGCCGCGCCCGGGTGCGCGAGGAGACCGCGCGCAAGGTCTCGGAAGCCGCCGAGGCGGTGGGTTATCATGCCGCCCCGGCCATCCGGGCCCGGGCGCTGGCGCATGTGCCCGAGCTGCATCTGGGCATCGTCCTGCAAAAGGAACGCCATGCCTTCTACCAGGACTTCGCCGGCCGGCTGGAGGCGGCGGCCCGCCTGGACCCGCTGCGGCGCTGGCGGCTGACGGTCCGCTTCTCGCCCGGCCAGTCGCCGGCCGATTTCGCCGAGACCATGGCCGGCATGGCCGGCAAGGTGCAGGCCGTCGCCGCGACCGGGATTGACCATCATGACGTGACCTCGGCGGTGGCGATGCTGCGCGGCCGCGGCATCCCGGTCTTCTCGATGCTGTCCGATTTCGCCGCCGGCGTGCGCGAGGCCTATCTGGGCACCAACAACCTGAAAACCGGCCGGACCGCCGCCTGGCTCATGCACCGGATCATGCAGCAATCCGGCAAGATCGCGCTGTTCATCGGCGGGCACCGCTTTCACGGCCATGACCTGCGCGAGGCCGGCTTTCGCAGCTATTTCCGCGAATGCGCGCCCGAGATCCCGTTTCTCGACACGATGATCAATCTCGAGACCCGGCAACTGACCTATGAAACGACGCTGGAGATCGCGGCCCGCCATCCCGACCTGGCCGGCATCTATTGCGCCGGCGGCGGCATGGAGGGCGCCATCGCCGCCATCCAGGAGCTGGGGCTGGGCGGCAAGGTGGCGCTGATCGTGCACGAGCTGACGCCGGAATCGCGGCAGGGGCTGATGCAGGGCGTGGTCTCGGTGGTGCTGGCGACGCCGTTGCAGCCGCTTTCCGCCGATGTGCTCAGCGCGGTCGGGCATGTGCTGGAACACGGCATGGCCGAGAACCCCGGCCAGCGCTTCGTGAACGCGCTGGTGGTGACGCCGGAAAGCCTGTGA
- a CDS encoding sugar ABC transporter substrate-binding protein → MKRFLLATACAASLSGAAAAETIGVSMALFDDNFLTVLRNGMQEHAATLDGVTLQVEDAQNDVGKQLNQIENFVASGVDAIIVNPVDTDATIAMSAAAQNAGIPLVFVNRQPVNLDSLPEKQAFVASDEKESGTLETQEICRLLKEQGKTEAKAVVLMGELSNQAARMRTQDIKDVLATPECGFITIVQEQTANWSRTQGADLVSNWLSAGTEFDAVISNNDEMAIGAIQALKSAGRDMASVVIGGVDATQDALAAMTAGDLDVTVFQDAAGQGHGAVDTALKLARGEAVEQKVYVPFQLVTPQNLDQFLSRN, encoded by the coding sequence ATGAAGAGATTTCTGCTGGCGACGGCCTGCGCCGCGTCGCTTTCGGGGGCGGCTGCGGCCGAGACCATCGGCGTTTCCATGGCGTTGTTCGACGACAACTTCCTGACCGTGCTGCGCAACGGCATGCAGGAGCACGCCGCGACGCTGGACGGGGTGACGCTGCAGGTCGAGGATGCGCAGAACGATGTCGGCAAGCAGCTGAACCAGATCGAGAATTTCGTGGCCTCGGGCGTCGATGCGATCATCGTGAACCCGGTCGACACCGATGCCACCATCGCCATGAGCGCCGCGGCCCAGAATGCCGGCATCCCGCTGGTCTTCGTCAACCGCCAGCCGGTGAACCTGGACAGCCTGCCCGAGAAGCAGGCCTTCGTCGCCTCGGACGAAAAGGAATCCGGCACGCTGGAAACGCAGGAGATCTGCCGGCTCTTGAAAGAGCAGGGCAAGACCGAAGCCAAGGCCGTGGTGCTGATGGGCGAGCTGTCGAACCAGGCGGCGCGGATGCGGACCCAGGACATCAAGGACGTGCTGGCGACGCCGGAATGCGGCTTCATCACCATCGTGCAGGAGCAGACGGCGAACTGGTCACGCACCCAGGGCGCCGATCTGGTCAGCAACTGGCTGTCCGCCGGGACCGAGTTCGACGCGGTGATCTCGAACAATGACGAAATGGCCATCGGCGCCATCCAGGCGCTGAAATCGGCCGGTCGCGACATGGCTTCGGTGGTGATCGGCGGCGTCGACGCGACGCAGGACGCGCTGGCGGCGATGACGGCCGGCGACCTGGACGTGACGGTGTTCCAGGACGCCGCCGGGCAGGGGCATGGCGCCGTCGATACGGCGCTGAAACTTGCCCGCGGCGAGGCGGTCGAGCAAAAGGTCTACGTGCCCTTCCAGCTCGTCACGCCCCAGAACCTGGACCAGTTCCTGTCCAGGAACTGA
- a CDS encoding sugar ABC transporter ATP-binding protein — MLDRTNAWQGEFILEVDNITKEFPGVKALDGVQLKIRPGTVHALMGENGAGKSTLMKIIAGVYTPDSGEVRFAGQPLSVKTPLDALNSGIAMIHQELNLMNWMTVAENIWIRREPLNRLGLVDHGRMRQMTADLLGRLNIRLDPDAQVSELTVAQKQMVEIARAVSYDSDVLIMDEPTSAITETEVAHLFAIIRDLKSRGIGIVYITHKMNELFEIADEFTVFRDGKYVGTHPSSGVTRDDIIRMMVGREITEMFPKIDCEIGETVLEVRNLTLPGVFQDVSFSVRKGEILGIAGLVGSKRSNVAEAIFGVHPAPIGDMLIDGRHVRITCPSDAMAHGMAFLTEDRKETGCFLILDCLENIQSALITRGHVKNGFIDQKAITAKAEAMAATLRVKTPSLHETVENLSGGNQQKLLIARWLLTEPRILILDEPTRGIDVGAKSEIHRLITKLAAQGVAVIMISSEMPEVLGMSDRIMVMHEGHVSGFLDRAEADQVKIMSLAAK; from the coding sequence ATGCTTGACCGCACCAACGCCTGGCAGGGCGAGTTCATTCTGGAAGTCGACAATATCACCAAGGAATTCCCGGGCGTGAAGGCGCTGGACGGGGTGCAGCTGAAGATCCGCCCGGGCACCGTCCACGCGCTGATGGGCGAGAACGGCGCCGGAAAATCGACGCTGATGAAGATCATCGCCGGGGTCTATACGCCCGACAGCGGCGAGGTGCGCTTTGCCGGCCAGCCGCTGAGCGTGAAGACCCCGCTCGACGCGCTGAACTCGGGCATCGCCATGATCCATCAGGAGCTGAACCTGATGAACTGGATGACGGTGGCCGAGAACATCTGGATCCGGCGCGAGCCGCTGAACCGCCTTGGCCTGGTCGATCACGGCCGCATGCGGCAGATGACCGCCGATCTGCTGGGCAGGCTGAACATCCGGCTGGACCCCGATGCCCAGGTCAGCGAGCTGACCGTGGCGCAGAAGCAGATGGTCGAGATCGCCCGGGCGGTCAGCTATGATTCCGACGTGCTGATCATGGACGAGCCGACCAGCGCCATCACCGAGACCGAGGTCGCGCATCTTTTCGCCATCATCCGCGACCTGAAATCGCGCGGCATCGGCATCGTCTACATCACCCACAAGATGAACGAGCTGTTCGAGATCGCCGACGAGTTCACCGTGTTCCGCGACGGCAAGTATGTCGGGACGCATCCCTCCAGCGGCGTGACCCGCGACGACATCATCCGCATGATGGTCGGCCGCGAGATCACCGAGATGTTCCCCAAGATCGACTGCGAGATCGGCGAGACCGTGCTCGAGGTCCGCAACCTGACCCTGCCGGGCGTGTTCCAAGACGTCAGCTTCAGCGTCCGCAAGGGCGAGATCCTGGGCATCGCCGGGCTGGTCGGCTCGAAACGCTCGAACGTGGCCGAGGCGATCTTCGGCGTGCATCCCGCGCCCATCGGCGACATGCTGATCGACGGCCGGCATGTGCGCATCACCTGTCCTTCGGACGCCATGGCGCATGGCATGGCCTTCCTGACCGAGGACAGGAAGGAGACCGGCTGCTTCCTGATCCTCGACTGCCTGGAAAACATCCAGTCGGCGCTGATCACCCGCGGCCATGTGAAGAACGGCTTCATCGACCAGAAGGCCATCACCGCCAAGGCCGAGGCGATGGCCGCGACGCTGCGGGTCAAGACCCCAAGCCTGCACGAGACGGTCGAGAACCTGTCGGGCGGCAACCAGCAGAAGCTCTTGATCGCGCGCTGGCTTCTGACCGAGCCGCGCATCCTGATCCTGGACGAACCCACGCGCGGCATCGACGTCGGCGCCAAGTCCGAGATCCACCGCCTGATCACCAAGCTGGCCGCGCAGGGCGTGGCCGTCATCATGATTTCCTCGGAAATGCCCGAGGTCCTGGGCATGAGCGACCGCATCATGGTCATGCATGAAGGCCATGTGTCGGGCTTCCTCGACCGGGCCGAGGCCGATCAGGTCAAGATCATGTCGCTGGCCGCGAAGTAA